A single Candidatus Binatia bacterium DNA region contains:
- a CDS encoding efflux RND transporter periplasmic adaptor subunit, translating into MRKRSRSGYALLPGVLLLVASGLLAGACQKPPVVVEEVVRPVKTLVVPGEGEATRSEYSGSVEASRRAEVAFEVPGRIIELPVEEGQQVTEGQMLAKLDPRDYQARLEATQAELRKAAADYERGLNLQRQDKGAIAQTQIDSYKRGVEVAEAALAVSQKSVDDTTLRAPFDGEVARRFVENFENVIAKQAVVRVQDVSELEVKVAVPERDITGRDPNATLAETTERVKPRVIITSSPDKQFPAKLKEIALVADPVSRTFEVTLSFAKPEEVNVLPGMTAKVIIDGEIGSAGIRIPAVAVADDSGSKPYVWIIDPSTNTVSKRSVEIGDLSNQSVAILSGLDGGEEIAVSGVHYLSDGQSVTRFGR; encoded by the coding sequence ATGAGAAAACGCAGTCGGTCCGGATACGCACTCCTTCCAGGGGTCCTTCTGCTCGTTGCATCCGGGCTCCTCGCCGGGGCGTGCCAGAAGCCTCCCGTCGTCGTGGAGGAAGTCGTTCGCCCCGTGAAGACCCTCGTCGTTCCCGGCGAGGGAGAGGCGACGCGGAGTGAGTACTCGGGGTCCGTCGAGGCGTCGCGCCGAGCGGAGGTCGCCTTCGAGGTGCCCGGCCGGATCATCGAGCTCCCCGTGGAAGAAGGCCAGCAGGTGACCGAAGGCCAGATGCTCGCGAAACTCGACCCCCGAGACTACCAGGCGCGGCTCGAGGCGACGCAGGCAGAGCTCCGGAAGGCAGCCGCCGACTACGAGCGGGGACTCAACCTGCAGCGGCAAGACAAGGGTGCGATCGCCCAGACCCAGATCGATTCCTACAAGCGGGGCGTCGAAGTAGCGGAGGCCGCCCTGGCGGTGTCTCAGAAATCTGTCGATGACACGACGCTTCGAGCTCCCTTCGACGGCGAAGTGGCGCGTCGGTTCGTCGAGAATTTCGAGAACGTCATCGCGAAGCAGGCCGTGGTTCGGGTCCAAGACGTTTCCGAGTTGGAGGTGAAGGTCGCAGTACCGGAACGCGACATCACCGGGCGCGACCCGAATGCGACTCTCGCAGAGACCACGGAGCGGGTGAAGCCACGCGTCATCATTACCTCGAGCCCCGACAAGCAGTTCCCCGCGAAGCTGAAGGAGATCGCTCTCGTCGCGGACCCGGTATCGCGGACGTTCGAAGTGACGCTCTCCTTCGCGAAGCCGGAGGAAGTGAACGTGCTCCCGGGAATGACCGCGAAGGTCATCATCGACGGTGAGATCGGCAGCGCCGGCATACGGATCCCGGCCGTCGCGGTCGCGGATGATTCCGGCAGCAAGCCGTACGTCTGGATCATCGACCCGAGCACGAACACGGTCTCCAAGCGGTCGGTCGAGATCGGAGATCTCTCGAATCAGAGCGTGGCGATTCTGTCAGGCCTCGACGGCGGCGAAGAGATCGCAGTCTCCGGTGTGCACTATCTCTCAGACGGTCAGTCCGTCACGCGCTTCGGGCGATAG
- a CDS encoding efflux RND transporter permease subunit, producing MKLAEFALNNRVTTLVLTFVVLIAGYFSFNSLARYEDPEFTIKDAVVVTRYPGASPEEVEREVTDKVEKAIQQLSQLDWIESTNYRGRSEIKLRIKDAFDKERLPQVWDELRRKVGDVQGQLPPGAGPSVVRDDFGDVYGVFVAIYGAEYSFAELKEVAKFLQRELLLVDDVAKIDFWGVWDEAVYVEPNRERMSQLGIRPTQIAEKLRAKNVVSDAGRVEVLPDYVAIRPTGEFLTVAQFENLLISEEGADEQIYLRDVATVRRGYVEPPRKILRYDGERGIGLGISTVLGGNVVNMGAGLEKRIDELQGQIPLGIEVGIISLQSAAVTTAIDGFMLNLLEAVAIVVGVLLFFMGWRSAGIIGFVLVLTIAATFIFMGPWNVALERISLGALIIALGMLVDNAIVVVDGMLVRMQKGEEGESAALAVIGQQSIPLLGATAVAIMAFAAIGLSQDSTGEYCRTLFQVVFLSLGLSWVTAVTATPILCVMFLPVAEAGGADAGRDPYGGAFYSGYRAVVAGCIRFRWVTVSVVVFLFALSLYGFGFVDQSFFPNSTRPQFMVDMFFPQGIFIEETEERSAKLENYIRDLDGVTHVSTLIGGGAMRFLLTYDPEKDNSAYVQFLVDVDDYAKIDAMLPQIEDFIARNIDGMGYTKKFRLGPGSGGRIQARIMGPDKVVLRGLAAQAEVLMEKGAGVGVRNDWRQRVKVVRPVIAEEEAERAGITRTDVAAILLSGFAGERIGVYRDGDELLPIFVRSPEPDRLDVQTVNYLQIWSPPAQGYIPLRQVISGFKTVFEDDIVWRLHRRPAITIHADPPIGETSETYLARIKGEVDALDFPPGYSIEWWGEYRDGNKAKNGIAASLPMFFVMMVLIVIGLFNALRQPLIIWLMVPLALIGVTLGLLVTGQPFGFMSLLGFMSLSGMLVKNAIVLIDEIDLQRRNGLETYQAILDSGVSRLRPVAMAALTTALGMMPLFLDDFFISMAVTIVFGLMFATVLTMVVIPVLYSIFFRASAPEAT from the coding sequence ATGAAGCTCGCCGAATTTGCGCTGAACAATCGCGTCACCACTTTGGTTCTGACCTTCGTGGTGTTGATCGCCGGCTACTTCTCGTTCAACAGCCTTGCGCGCTACGAGGATCCGGAATTCACCATCAAGGACGCCGTCGTCGTGACGCGGTATCCGGGCGCTTCTCCCGAAGAGGTCGAGCGGGAGGTCACCGACAAGGTCGAGAAAGCCATCCAGCAGTTGAGCCAGCTCGATTGGATCGAGTCGACCAACTACCGCGGCCGGTCCGAGATCAAGCTCCGCATCAAGGACGCGTTCGATAAGGAACGCCTGCCGCAGGTCTGGGACGAGCTGCGTCGAAAGGTGGGCGACGTCCAGGGGCAGCTCCCGCCCGGCGCCGGCCCGTCGGTCGTCAGGGACGACTTCGGCGACGTCTACGGCGTCTTCGTCGCGATCTACGGCGCCGAGTACTCGTTCGCCGAGTTGAAAGAGGTGGCGAAGTTCCTGCAGCGCGAGCTGCTGCTCGTCGACGACGTCGCGAAGATCGACTTCTGGGGCGTGTGGGACGAGGCGGTCTACGTCGAACCGAACCGCGAGCGAATGTCGCAACTGGGCATCCGTCCAACCCAGATTGCAGAGAAACTGCGCGCCAAGAACGTGGTCAGCGATGCGGGCAGGGTGGAAGTCCTTCCGGACTACGTCGCCATTCGACCGACCGGAGAGTTCCTGACCGTCGCGCAGTTCGAGAATCTCTTGATCAGCGAGGAAGGGGCCGACGAGCAGATCTATCTCCGCGACGTCGCGACCGTGCGCCGTGGGTATGTCGAGCCGCCCCGCAAGATCCTGCGGTACGACGGGGAGCGGGGAATCGGGCTCGGAATTTCGACCGTTCTCGGCGGCAACGTCGTGAACATGGGGGCTGGGCTCGAGAAGCGAATCGATGAGCTTCAGGGGCAGATCCCGCTCGGGATCGAGGTGGGGATCATCTCGCTTCAGTCCGCTGCGGTGACCACGGCGATCGACGGCTTCATGCTGAATCTGCTTGAGGCCGTCGCGATCGTCGTTGGTGTTCTGCTGTTCTTCATGGGCTGGCGAAGTGCCGGCATCATTGGCTTCGTCCTCGTTCTCACGATCGCTGCAACGTTCATCTTCATGGGGCCCTGGAATGTGGCCCTCGAGCGGATCTCGCTCGGTGCGCTGATCATCGCGCTCGGGATGCTCGTCGACAACGCGATCGTCGTAGTCGACGGGATGTTGGTTCGGATGCAAAAAGGAGAGGAGGGCGAGAGCGCGGCGCTGGCGGTCATCGGTCAGCAGAGCATCCCCCTTCTCGGTGCGACTGCTGTTGCGATCATGGCCTTCGCGGCGATCGGCTTGTCGCAGGACTCCACCGGTGAGTACTGCCGCACGCTGTTCCAGGTTGTGTTCCTCTCTTTGGGGCTCTCCTGGGTGACGGCGGTGACGGCCACGCCGATTCTGTGTGTGATGTTCCTCCCGGTTGCCGAAGCCGGGGGTGCCGACGCCGGCCGCGACCCCTACGGGGGCGCGTTCTACAGCGGCTATCGCGCCGTGGTAGCCGGCTGCATCCGCTTCCGGTGGGTGACCGTCAGCGTGGTCGTTTTTCTGTTCGCGCTTTCGCTCTACGGCTTCGGATTCGTCGATCAGAGCTTCTTCCCGAACTCGACGCGACCCCAGTTCATGGTCGACATGTTCTTCCCGCAGGGCATCTTCATCGAGGAGACGGAGGAGCGTTCGGCGAAGCTCGAGAACTACATTCGCGACCTCGACGGCGTGACGCACGTGAGCACCCTGATCGGGGGCGGCGCGATGCGCTTCCTGCTGACCTACGATCCGGAGAAGGACAACTCGGCCTACGTACAGTTCCTGGTCGACGTCGACGACTACGCGAAGATCGATGCGATGCTCCCACAGATCGAGGATTTCATCGCTAGGAACATCGACGGGATGGGCTACACCAAGAAATTCCGTCTCGGCCCCGGGTCCGGTGGGCGCATCCAGGCGCGCATCATGGGGCCGGACAAGGTGGTGCTTCGCGGTCTCGCGGCCCAGGCCGAGGTTCTCATGGAGAAGGGTGCGGGCGTTGGCGTGCGCAACGACTGGCGTCAGCGCGTGAAGGTCGTTCGCCCGGTTATCGCAGAGGAAGAGGCCGAGCGGGCCGGGATTACGCGGACGGACGTCGCTGCGATCCTCCTGTCGGGCTTCGCCGGTGAGCGCATCGGTGTCTATCGGGACGGCGACGAGCTTCTGCCGATCTTCGTTCGTTCTCCGGAGCCGGATAGGCTCGACGTGCAGACGGTCAATTACTTGCAGATCTGGAGCCCGCCCGCGCAGGGGTACATTCCGCTGCGGCAAGTCATTTCTGGTTTCAAGACGGTCTTCGAGGACGACATCGTGTGGAGGCTCCACCGTCGGCCCGCGATCACCATCCATGCCGACCCGCCGATCGGGGAGACGTCCGAGACGTACTTGGCTCGCATCAAGGGGGAGGTGGACGCGCTGGACTTCCCGCCCGGCTATTCGATCGAGTGGTGGGGTGAATATCGCGACGGGAATAAGGCGAAGAATGGGATTGCGGCGAGCTTGCCCATGTTCTTCGTGATGATGGTTCTGATCGTGATCGGGTTGTTCAATGCGCTGCGCCAGCCGCTGATCATCTGGCTCATGGTTCCCCTAGCCCTGATCGGGGTCACGCTGGGACTCCTCGTGACGGGCCAGCCTTTCGGGTTCATGTCTTTGCTCGGCTTCATGAGCCTCTCCGGCATGTTGGTGAAGAACGCGATCGTGCTGATCGACGAAATCGATCTGCAGCGCCGAAATGGTTTGGAGACCTATCAGGCCATTCTCGACTCCGGCGTCTCGCGACTCCGTCCGGTGGCCATGGCCGCTCTCACGACCGCGCTCGGCATGATGCCGCTCTTCCTCGACGACTTCTTCATCTCGATGGCGGTCACGATCGTCTTCGGTCTGATGTTCGCAACTGTGCTCACGATGGTGGTGATCCCGGTCCTCTACTCGATCTTCTTCCGCGCATCTGCGCCGGAGGCCACATGA